Genomic DNA from Acetilactobacillus jinshanensis:
ATCACGCTTTAATCGAATCTGTAATCGAGACGGCATCATTCTTCAAATTATTCGTTGGGAACTCATTGTACGACGCGTGCATCCAAAGTACTCAATAATTGACAGTTTGCCAATCCCATTATGCAAGTACGTTCGCAATACAAGAGCTACGCTCTTAAATCGTTATGCGAATATTTGCTTCAAATCTACTAAAAAGATGTATTACTACGGGCTTAAAGGTAGCTTTGAAGTGTCTGATTCCGGTATAGTTCTTGCATACACCATTACTAAAGCATCCATTCACGATATTAAAATGGTTAGAACATTAGTTGATGAATTTCCATGCCAGCATATTCTGGCTGATGAAGGATACATTAGTAAAGCTTTAAAAGCAGATTTAGCTAAACATGGGGTCTGGTTCTGGACACCGCTACAATCAAACATGAAACAGTATTCCTACGATGATAGTTTACTAAGGCGACTACGTCGTCACATTGAAACGGTATTCTCGAGGCTTAATCAATCATTTCACATTGAGCATAATACTGGGCGGTCTCTTAGTGGTTTCCAAACAAGATTGGAACAAGCATTATTAGTTGATACATTATTAAAATTAAAAATACTGAACTAGCCAAACGAGTAATACCAATAATAAATTTATTTTGTCAATTTTAATTAGATCAAAAAATCAGATTTCTTCACACGAATATATGAATTATTTTTATTTAAAATTTATTATAAATTATTAGTAATATCTAATTAGTAATTTATAATAAATAAATTCTGCAAATTCCCAAAAAGATTGTGAATAATGTTTGCTCTTTTGGTATAATAATCATGAAAATTATAAAAAGAAGGAATTTTGTTGGTTAACAAAAATCAATCTCGGATTCGTAATACTAAGAAAGTATTACATAAATCTGGTAAAAATTGGATAACCGTTTCAGTCGTTGTCCTTTGTTTACTTGGTTTAGGCTCTGCTGCAGGAATGACAGCTAACGCTGATTCAACTGCAAATCAGGCTCCCGTTGTTAGTCAGATGAATAACAATCAGGCTAACAACTCACAGAGCCAAGTAACTTGGAAGCATGCTTCCGGTAAAATGTTTGTCGCCAATAAATATCCTGTATATACGGATGACTGGCAAAAAACTGGCAATACATCGAAAGCATTTCATAAAACATTCAATGTTACCGGCCAAATGCAAAATGGTAAAAACACTTACTATCGTTTAAAGAACGGTACTTATACTAACGTCAATGCTTTAGTTAACACTAATAAGACTGCTTACTTAAGCGTTCCATACGTCAGTCAGTGGCGTCCAATTAGTGCTCCTGAAGGTTGTGCTGAAGCTTCATTAGAAATGTTACTTCGAACGGATCATCATGGTGTAAGCTTACGTTATCTCTATAATCACTTACCGCAAGCTTATAATACAAAAGGTGGTCAAGCTGGTAATGCATATGGTACTTCTGGATTCAGACATGTTATTAAGCCTTATGCGTTAGCTCGTTATGGTCGTCGTTTCGATAAGAACATCAAGAACATCTCTGGTGCTTCAGTAAACGACATCAAGATGTACGTTCAGAGTGGTCATCCAGTCTTATATTATGGTTACTCTTCTTACCAATTACCGGGTGATCCAAACCGTAACCACTGTAAAGTAATTACAGCTTATAACGCCAAGAAGAACGCATTCTTAGTTTACGATCCACTTTACTTCAGTGAATATGGTGCACCTGGTACTCAGGGTCGTAACATGCGTTTTGACCGTGGTGCTCGTTTCTGGTACTCATTACCAATGTTTGCCCAAGAATACGCTCACTTTAACGGTTCTAACAAGAAGTGTGCTTTAGTATTAATGGGCAAGCCACATTATGCTCATGTTACTGCTAATAAGCCAACAGCACGTCATGGCCATCATGCTGGTAATAAAGTATTTAAGAGTAAGTACCCATCATTAAAGAACTACAATTCAATGGAAAAAGCCTTAGCTAACAAGAAATTTAACTATTCCGTAAAAGTTGGTAATGCTACTGCTACGGGTCGTGCAACCATGAAAGCCGATAAAGCAATTGATGCCGGTGATCCATTCAACAAGACCAACTACGAAAAAGAATATCTTTATGCCCTTAACCATCCATACTTAATTATCGGTGCCCAAGATCAATTAGGTGGTGTTCCAACCGGTGTTAAAGATGGATTAAACGATTATGGTCAGTTCGCTGGTGTTAACTCAACTAAGAGTTATGCTAAGAAGCATCATGAATCCCACAAGTGGTTAAATAGCAACTTAGTTGAAAACAACAAGCATGGTTATTACTACTGGTTCTTCATGGGCTTCAACGATGTTAATGGTGGTGATGCTTCTAACGAAGCTAAAGCCATGGCTCATCAAGTTGGTCTAGCTGCATATAAAGCTGGTTTACACACGTCAATGTCAGCTAAGAAACACGCTAAACCATCTCGTGCATTACTTAAATTCACTATGCATCATTTAAGTAACACGATTTTAAGTAAAGCATTTCAAGATCTTTATTAAATTAAAGTTTAATAATTAATTCTAACGTCTATGGCTATTATTCCGTGGGCGTTTTTGTTTACTTTATATATAATTTATTATTAATTTTTAGTTACTAGTTACTAATTATATATTACTTAATACTTATAATAGATTATTAATAATTAATTACATTAATCAGTAAATAAAAAGCCATTGCAAACTTACTCACAATGACTTCCAATCAATTTATTTAATTTTAAATTTAAATTGCGATGTAATAATGATTATCCGCAGCAATCTGATAAGCAAAGATCGACTTAACTAATGTCAATAACCAGTTAATCCCGTTTACCAACTCTTTAAAGCCGGTAGCGTTTAACTTCAAAGTGTGATCACTATATAACGTTTTAACGGCAGGCTGTCGAGCATTATATCCATGTGCTTCAGCGGCTAACTGAATCTTATTTGGTAACTTCTTAACCAATGCTTTAACTAAGCCCCAGTTAGAAGAAATATGGTTATAAACATAATGATCATCAGTAACTACGTAGTGATCTACACCACTTCTTACTATTCTGAGCTTTAGCCAGAAAAATGGATGATTATCAATCGTCGGTAAAGCAATTAATGAATTACTACTGATATGACAATTGATTGTAATCGTTTCGCCATCGTTATGTGGCATTACGATAAAGTAATTATTATGCTTTGGATTAGCTTTTTTAAGGTCGATCGTTAATTTATTTAAAAATTCATATGAATAGGGCATGATATAACCCTCCTTATTAAAGGTTACTTATTTTTATCAAGACCACGTTTGGCAATCTTTAAATTACTTAATGCGTAATGATTACCAGGGATAATCATCAAAGCCTTTTTTAAAACTTTAACGGCATCTGAATAATGATGCAGATTATTTTCAGCCATTCCCATGTTATTTAAGATCGCAACGTTAGCGGCACTGTTCGGCGGAGCCATATGTGTTGCCTGCTTAAAATCACTGATTGCCGAACGATAATTATTCAAGGCTAATTTAGCACAGCCCCGTTCAAAGAACGGTAAGAAAAAGTGATCGTTCATTTTAATTAATTTGGTAAAGGCGTTAACAGCGTCCTGGTTTTGTTAGCACGCATGTAAGCAGCACCTAAGAAAAAATAGGCCTTTTCGAAACCAGAATTCAGTTTAATGGCGGTCTTAAAATCAGCAATTGCATCCTGATACTTTTTCATGTTGTACTTCACACCGCCACGGTTACAATAGCCCACGGCATATTTAGGATCTAAGCTCAAAGTCTTATTATAATCAGCTAAGGCGCCTTTAAAATCACGTAAATGTTCCTTAGTTAAACCACGTTACTGTAGATTCGGTACTTTAAATCATGTGAATTACTCAACGGTAATTCAGGATAAGCTTTAATAGCAGCATTAAAGCAACTTAACGCAGCTCGATTTTTACCCTGACGTGCGTTTGCGATTCCCTGATGATTATAAGAATCGCTTTTTTAATGCAGCATCCATCTCAGATGCCTCCTTTATTTAGTAATCAAAAACATAAATATACGGTAAAATTGTAAATAATAACGAAACGACCGTCTGTAAACATACGTCAGATAAGTACACCCATGATTCATGGGCTTTCTGTTCAGGATGAGCTTTTGCAATAAATGCTGCCCCGAACAGCTAACGGCGGTCGATGTTCAATCTGATCACGAATTAATTGTGCATCGTCAAAAATCAAAATCGCGACTAAGATGTCGGTCATAATCAAATTACCAGAAAGGTAAAAAATAACAATCAAAATTAATGATAGAACGGTCGGCATCAAATTTTCATACATCGAATGACGATGACTTAGATATTGATGTAGAAAAGCTTCTAAGACTCGCTGGGTCCACGTCGTAAAATGACCGAACTGGTGATGCTGAGTTAAATCAATCATTACATCACGTAAAACCAGCAGATTAGTAAAACCCAGCAAGCCAAAAAGCCGATCACGATAAATCGGAATAGAATATTTAAAATATCCATGCAATCAACGGTTCAAGACCAAATCAGTATTTAAGAAGTACATCCCGCCATTATGAATTAACTTACCTGATTTAACCAAGCGGCTCATAAAGTCACTGACGACCTTTGAGTCCAAGTTTAACTGACTAGCAATCTGATCAGCGCTAGCTTTTAAGATTTCGTTCTGGTAAAAATGATCTAATAAGTATTTCATAACCTTATATTCGGGATTACTACGACCCAGTAAATCACCGAAGGTTCGTAACATTTAGAAATCGCTTAAGATCTCGAGTTGGTTCTTTAACAATCTATTACTTCCTTTATACTTTAGTTTATCATAATATAGTCATTAGCACTATGTATTCAACAGGGAGCGCTCATTATGAACATTAACATCGGTAACCCGTTTTTCTTGGATAACGAGATCGTATTGCACAACAGTCGGCTTGCAATTGATAGTGAAACCTTGAGTAAATTATTAAACATTCCGTACCCAACCTTACTCAAGACGATTAAAATTATCGTCAATCAGAACGCCCAAACGTAAGAATGATTTTATCCTGGTAGCGTCCAGTTATCATGTTCATCACAAAACTAATTTGGATAAGCCAAAGTATTTAATTACACCTCGTGGTATCGATTTTCTTCGAAGGGAAAATTAAAAGCACGCTTTAATCATATTAATGAGCAGCAAATTCGGCATCATTTAAAGAAACAATCATATGATCAACGAATTCAGAACAATTAGATGGTTAAAGTGATTTTAATAATATGTAATAAATTACTTATTATTAAATATTAATAATCTATTATTAGTTATCAATAATTTATAAGTGATTATTAATTACCACAGTTACTAACTTTAATTTAAAAGTTATTCAATTTTCGATAAAATAGACTAAGCAAAATTAATTCTCGCAATTTATGAGGAGTTATCAAAACATGAAAAGAACCGAATTGAAAAAGAGCGCTAGTTTTAAAAATGTTTCACGCTATTACAGAAATTAAATTTAACACCGTTCGAATTAGGTTTAATGATGAGCTTAATCACCAAGATGATGAAACACAGCCGTTACGACACCAAAGCTAAGGATTATTACTTAACCAAAGTCCGGGGTCACCAGCGAAAAAGATTCCTGGCCAAAACTTCAAAAGGCTTTTAATGATTTCAAGAAAAAAGGTTACATCAAAGTTGAAACCCAAAAGGGCCAGCAACCGAAATTATTCTTTACGTTCGTAAAAATCGTAAAATAATTGGGGAGCGAAAAAATTGGATGCCATTAAGAAAGCCACGATTTTAGCCAGTCAAGGTAAAGGTGATAATTTGGTAGCTCAATTAAGAGGCGGTAACGTCATCATGGGCCATACCCAGTTCTTGCCAGGCTACTGCATCTTACTACCGAAACACGTTACGCCAACACTAAACGACCTTGATCTTAAAGAACGTGTTGCTTACTTAAAAGATATGAGCATTGTGGGTGATGCCTTATTACATTGTACCCAGGCATACCGAATTAATTATGAGATCCTGGGTAACACCAGTAATTATCTGCATGCCCATATTTTTCCTAGATACAAAAAGGAACCGCTAATCAGAAAAAAGCTTCCGGTTTGGCTATACAGTAAAAAATATTGGCTAGAACCTAAGTATTGGTTTAACCCAAAACGTGATGATCAATTAAAAAATAAATTAACCAATTATCTAAAGAGGGTGTCACAGTGAATTACAAATTAACTAAAATCAGTAAACGTATTTCCTACATCTTACGACACCATCCTGAACAAATTGGGATCCATCTAGATACGTACGGTCGAGTTGACCTCAAATTATTTATCACGAAGTTCAACCATTATTATCGTCGAAGTCCAATCAGCGTGCCGTTAATCGTAAAGATTATGAAGAATAGTGATAAGAAACGACTTGCCATTGATAACGGTACAATCAGAGCTTTATATGGTCACAGTGTTCCAGGTATTAAACCGTTATCGTCACCGACAACGCCGCCCAAAATTCTGTTTCACGGTACCACCCATCATGCCGCTCGCTTGATCCAAACGGAAGGCATCAAAAAGATGGACCGTGATTTCGTCCACCTATCTTCAACCACTAGCATGGCTCATCAGGTCGGTGCTAGACGTGATCCGCATCCGGTCATCTTCAACGTTCACGCTCGTCAGGCTTCAAAGGACGGTTTAACTTTCTATCCAACTGCAAGTGGAATTTGGCTCGTTGATTACGTTCCGCCAAAATATTTAACGATTCGTAAATAATTTCAAGAAATTTAAAAATAAATTTATGTTCATTAACTCCTGAATCTATCGTGATTTCGAGAGTTTTTTATTATTTATTAAAACATATCTGTTTACTTTTCCATTTAGTAGGATACTATGGACTAATGAAAGCGGTTTCATTAATTTACAAAACTTGTTAAAAATCAATGCAATCTTAGCCCAATCCATATCGCTATGGATTCTGTTTCTTACTAATTAGAATAGACATTGGGTTCGTTTCACGAGCCGTCTCCAGACTAATTAGCTTAAAAATTATTCTGGGAGGATTATGAATATGATTAAAAATACACATAAAGAGCGAATGTTAATGTACGGCGCGATACTAGCGCCATCATTAATTGTCTCTTCTGGTAAAGCAATCACGCCAGCGTTGCCGTCAATGATGAAGTCGTTCCCGAACGTTCCGATTACCATGTTTGACATGATCAGTACCGTTCAGCAACTTTCAGCATTGATTACGCTGTTCCTATCCATTTGGATTGCTAGAAAGATCAGCATGAAGAAAACGATCGGGATCGGGATTTTCATAACCGCGGTCTGTGGTATCATGCCGGCATTCAGTCATAGCTTTATGTTTATCCTGTTATCACGATTCGCTTGGGGTATTGGTTTAGGCCTACTTAACTCGTTAGCAATCGATGCCATTAATATCTTCTTCAGGCACCGTGAAAATCTTCGTATCAGAATGTCAGGCTATCGAACCGCAATGGAACCGTTAGGCCAGTGTGTGCTAGATATCCTGATGGGTCTATTGGTAATGATTAACTGGCAGGTATCATTCCTAGCTTACGGCTTAATCTTTATCATCCTAATTTACTTCTGGAAATGCTTCCCAAGCACTAATAACGAAGCTATTAAGCGTAACCATAAAACGCCATCGATTAGCATTCTGTTACCAACCCGTTATATCGTTCGCATGGTCAACGTTGTCCTCGGTTTATTCGTTTTGATGATCTTTATCGTCATGGCTAACGCCAGCGTCTTCGTTGAAGTTCCCAACCTGATGCATTACTTACATCTAGGAACCCCAGGAACCGCCGGTGTCATCATTGGTTTAAACACCATCTTCGCATTCTTTGCGAACGCATCGTTTGGCCGAATCTTTTCATACCTTCATCGTTATACGATTGTAATGGGTATCATTATGATCACGTTAGGAACCTTCGTTGAATCCATTAGTGCTAACGTCTGGATGTTGACGTTAGGTGCCATCCTATCAGGCATGGCATTCCCAATGTTCGGGACTTATTCATACGCCCTAGTTGGTAAAGTCATCCCGGTTCGTTACGAAACCGCAGCCATTGCGTTCCTAATCACCGGGTCCAACATCGGTTCATTCTTAGTACCGATTGGGATCCATTACTTCGGGATCTTCCTGAACCCAACCACTTCGTTAGTTGGCATCATCCGTCATGCCTTCTTAGTAATGAGCATTATCAGCTTGATCCTCGTAATCACGATGACCGCTTATCAGGCCTACGTCAAGGTTGTTCATAACCGTGTACCAAGAATGGGTAATTAATCGTAATTTTTGGGTGGTCCTAATTTACACCCACCCACGAGTGTCTTACTATAAGGTTCGAAATGAGAACTATGTATCTACTAAAAGTAATGGTAAATTACTAGGAGGATCTTTATGAAGACACAGATTTTTGCCCATCGTGGCTATCCAGTTAAGTTTCCTGAAAATTCATTGCAGGGCTTTAAGTATGCGATCGATCACGGTGCTGATGGTTTAGAATTCGATGTCCACTTAACCAAAGATGACGTTCCAGTCATTATGCATGATGAAAAGATCGACCGAACTACTAAGGGCCACGGCAAGATTCATGACTTTACCTATGAACAATTGAAGAAGTATCCTTTAGCTAACGGTGAAACGATTCCGTTACTAAAGGACTTCCTGAACCTGGTCGGTCATCATAAGATTCATTTGAACCTTGAATTCAAGACTAACCAGATCCATTACAAGGGAATTGAAAAAATCGTCATGGACATGGTGAATGATCATAATCTGAGATATCCAGTAATTTACTCGTCATTCTATTTACAGAGTTTAAAGATCGCTCAGAAACTTGATCCTAGTCAGATTTATTGCTTCTTAACCGATAAACGATTCAAGGATCCAAAGGCATTCATTAAGAAAGAACATTTGAGCGCTTTACATCCTGGTTATTATGCCAAGGGTATTGAAGACATGGAACGAATTTACACGATTGATAATCCGCAAACTATGAAGAAACTCTTTAAGCGCCACGTTCGAGGAATCTTTACTAATGACTTTGTAACTGCCATGAAGATTCGAGACGAAATTCAAAAGTAATCAATCACTCTATATCATATCAACCTGGAAAGGACCTTTCGCTAAACGGAAGGTCCTTTTTGGTTCGGTCTCTGATATAATATAATGTAAATCAGAAAGGGTGATTGAATGTTAACCCGTGAAGAGTATCATTCCCATGACCGGCAGCCGTTTCAGCAGCCTAATCAGACTCCGCAACGACCACCACATTATTTCCATCGATCGCATCATTCTAAAATTTGGTATTTAGTTCTAATCATCATTATCGCCGTCTGTGCCTTTTATTTAGTTGAAGGAATCGACAGCGCCAAAACATTTAATCGTGAAAGCTATACCCCGCAAAATCAATCCACGACGGCTCAATCTCAGATTGACAACCATCAGCCGATCTCCGTCCTAATGATGGGAACCGATACCGGTGCTTTAGGCCGTCACGCTAGGGGCCGAACCGATACCATGATTATTAATTCGATTAATCCAGCCAAACAAACGATGTCCTTAACCAGTATTCCGCGTGATGCGCCGGCTCATTACAACAACATGCTGACTAAAATTAATTCCGTCTACACCCTAGGTGGTGCTAATCAGGCCGCTCACTATGTTCAGACCTGGCTAGGAATCCCGATCAATTACTACATGATCATTAACATGGGTGGCCTGGATAAAATTATCGATAAGGTCGGCGGGGTCACTGTCGATCCACCATTGACCTTTAAGTACGGTGCTGCCAATGTTAAAAAGCACCAAAAGGTCAACTTAAGCGGCATGCAAGCTTTGGACTACTGTCGAATGCGTCATCAGGATCCGTTAGGCGACTATGGCCGGCAAATTCGCCAGCGTCAGGTTCTTTTCCAGTTATTCGATAAATTATGCCAGATCCATAACTTGGCCTTACACCCGTCAATTGCCAATTCTCTGAGTGATAACATGAAGACTAATTTATCCGTCAAGGATCTCATGACGTTAGCCTTATTCTACCGAAAAGCTAACCGTCACCACGTTTCCAGTCATTTACAGGGCCATACGGAAATGCTCGAAGGCCAGGACTTCGAAGTTATCTCACCTCATGAAAAGGCCAAGGAAGCTCGCTTGATTAACAATAATTTAACTAATAACTAGAAGGTTAATTATGAAAATTTTTCAAATTATTTACCTCTATTCAGATAGTGTCGCTAAGAAACAAGCCTTAGTAGATGTCTTACTCCAGCATAATCTAGACTGCTTTGGAATTGGTCAGCACGTGATCGTGTTGGATGAACACCCGAATAAACCGCAGAAGGCGTTTACCGAAAAGGCGCTGGACAGACCGGACATTCAAAAAAAGATGACGGCAGCGGGAGCAAAGGTTATGACTTTCAATCAGAAATCCTTTGACAAGTTCAAGCCATACCTGTCTAAAGAATACGTTTTCTGGAAGCAGAGCAAGACTTCGATGTCTTATAAATCCAAAACTCAGCACGCCAGCTTCACCATCTTTCATAACGGCCGAATCAAGACGTCTAAGGATCTTTTAGACGTTGCGCTAATAAGTAATCTCGTTCGAATCTGTACGGGCGAGAAGCCAGAAAATCCGCAAATGTCAGTTTAATGACTGAATCGT
This window encodes:
- a CDS encoding IS982 family transposase, which encodes MHTIKPLYKAFISKNFRRRRNVNHSKLTDVEVIALLCLQALLGINARLRFYHFILNNGVISPYRMPEESRFNRICNRDGIILQIIRWELIVRRVHPKYSIIDSLPIPLCKYVRNTRATLLNRYANICFKSTKKMYYYGLKGSFEVSDSGIVLAYTITKASIHDIKMVRTLVDEFPCQHILADEGYISKALKADLAKHGVWFWTPLQSNMKQYSYDDSLLRRLRRHIETVFSRLNQSFHIEHNTGRSLSGFQTRLEQALLVDTLLKLKILN
- a CDS encoding C39 family peptidase; the protein is MVNKNQSRIRNTKKVLHKSGKNWITVSVVVLCLLGLGSAAGMTANADSTANQAPVVSQMNNNQANNSQSQVTWKHASGKMFVANKYPVYTDDWQKTGNTSKAFHKTFNVTGQMQNGKNTYYRLKNGTYTNVNALVNTNKTAYLSVPYVSQWRPISAPEGCAEASLEMLLRTDHHGVSLRYLYNHLPQAYNTKGGQAGNAYGTSGFRHVIKPYALARYGRRFDKNIKNISGASVNDIKMYVQSGHPVLYYGYSSYQLPGDPNRNHCKVITAYNAKKNAFLVYDPLYFSEYGAPGTQGRNMRFDRGARFWYSLPMFAQEYAHFNGSNKKCALVLMGKPHYAHVTANKPTARHGHHAGNKVFKSKYPSLKNYNSMEKALANKKFNYSVKVGNATATGRATMKADKAIDAGDPFNKTNYEKEYLYALNHPYLIIGAQDQLGGVPTGVKDGLNDYGQFAGVNSTKSYAKKHHESHKWLNSNLVENNKHGYYYWFFMGFNDVNGGDASNEAKAMAHQVGLAAYKAGLHTSMSAKKHAKPSRALLKFTMHHLSNTILSKAFQDLY
- a CDS encoding tetratricopeptide repeat protein, which produces MNDHFFLPFFERGCAKLALNNYRSAISDFKQATHMAPPNSAANVAILNNMGMAENNLHHYSDAVKVLKKALMIIPGNHYALSNLKIAKRGLDKNK
- a CDS encoding tetratricopeptide repeat protein, with the protein product MKKYQDAIADFKTAIKLNSGFEKAYFFLGAAYMRANKTRTLLTPLPN
- a CDS encoding replication/maintenance protein RepL is translated as MLRTFGDLLGRSNPEYKVMKYLLDHFYQNEILKASADQIASQLNLDSKVVSDFMSRLVKSGKLIHNGGMYFLNTDLVLNR
- a CDS encoding HIT family protein, with translation MDAIKKATILASQGKGDNLVAQLRGGNVIMGHTQFLPGYCILLPKHVTPTLNDLDLKERVAYLKDMSIVGDALLHCTQAYRINYEILGNTSNYLHAHIFPRYKKEPLIRKKLPVWLYSKKYWLEPKYWFNPKRDDQLKNKLTNYLKRVSQ
- a CDS encoding RNA 2'-phosphotransferase — encoded protein: MNYKLTKISKRISYILRHHPEQIGIHLDTYGRVDLKLFITKFNHYYRRSPISVPLIVKIMKNSDKKRLAIDNGTIRALYGHSVPGIKPLSSPTTPPKILFHGTTHHAARLIQTEGIKKMDRDFVHLSSTTSMAHQVGARRDPHPVIFNVHARQASKDGLTFYPTASGIWLVDYVPPKYLTIRK
- a CDS encoding MFS transporter; the encoded protein is MIKNTHKERMLMYGAILAPSLIVSSGKAITPALPSMMKSFPNVPITMFDMISTVQQLSALITLFLSIWIARKISMKKTIGIGIFITAVCGIMPAFSHSFMFILLSRFAWGIGLGLLNSLAIDAINIFFRHRENLRIRMSGYRTAMEPLGQCVLDILMGLLVMINWQVSFLAYGLIFIILIYFWKCFPSTNNEAIKRNHKTPSISILLPTRYIVRMVNVVLGLFVLMIFIVMANASVFVEVPNLMHYLHLGTPGTAGVIIGLNTIFAFFANASFGRIFSYLHRYTIVMGIIMITLGTFVESISANVWMLTLGAILSGMAFPMFGTYSYALVGKVIPVRYETAAIAFLITGSNIGSFLVPIGIHYFGIFLNPTTSLVGIIRHAFLVMSIISLILVITMTAYQAYVKVVHNRVPRMGN
- a CDS encoding glycerophosphodiester phosphodiesterase, with protein sequence MKTQIFAHRGYPVKFPENSLQGFKYAIDHGADGLEFDVHLTKDDVPVIMHDEKIDRTTKGHGKIHDFTYEQLKKYPLANGETIPLLKDFLNLVGHHKIHLNLEFKTNQIHYKGIEKIVMDMVNDHNLRYPVIYSSFYLQSLKIAQKLDPSQIYCFLTDKRFKDPKAFIKKEHLSALHPGYYAKGIEDMERIYTIDNPQTMKKLFKRHVRGIFTNDFVTAMKIRDEIQK
- a CDS encoding LCP family protein; amino-acid sequence: MLTREEYHSHDRQPFQQPNQTPQRPPHYFHRSHHSKIWYLVLIIIIAVCAFYLVEGIDSAKTFNRESYTPQNQSTTAQSQIDNHQPISVLMMGTDTGALGRHARGRTDTMIINSINPAKQTMSLTSIPRDAPAHYNNMLTKINSVYTLGGANQAAHYVQTWLGIPINYYMIINMGGLDKIIDKVGGVTVDPPLTFKYGAANVKKHQKVNLSGMQALDYCRMRHQDPLGDYGRQIRQRQVLFQLFDKLCQIHNLALHPSIANSLSDNMKTNLSVKDLMTLALFYRKANRHHVSSHLQGHTEMLEGQDFEVISPHEKAKEARLINNNLTNN